A DNA window from Bacteroidetes bacterium SB0662_bin_6 contains the following coding sequences:
- a CDS encoding TonB-dependent receptor, whose translation MGSRLAYRTGQSHGAQFVGQPLVLRTIFPTLEPSIMTLRGMNSRYIRRWILVAVVHVIMAAAPGLLLEARAQSASVRGFVTADPGGESLQGVNVSIDNMTGGLTGTVSNGDGFFLIGRISPGQYILRASFIGFVTYVDTLDIQADDRLLVNIVLREDAVEMEGISVEAEREDGAARVTAGQQTIRPEDIDLIPSPDVSGDLVSYLSTIPSVVLMGDRGGQVFIRGGEPTQNLTLLDGIEIYQPFHVLGFYSAFSSEIVSRADVYAGGFGSEFSGRISSVIDVHSRNGNKRGFNASAALSPFTSAGHLEGPILPGYISFLAAGRFSMLDQLASRYMSTALPYVFNDAFGKIHVRLGPNRQLAVTGLKTFDRGTLTPTDDVFRRDDEVSWSNTALGVRYLVAPRILPILSEVLVSVSRLESSFGPRGEPTRISDLEQFNLAVNMTNYARSSEVKWGFFLRTPLTETVLGGLFQNLTVGRGAPTNVGAYIQPEIYTGGGLYVRPGLTVQTMGSTGDYFEPRLRLRLQRGIHEWSAAAGIYRQVTVGLSDRRDATNIFTAWVQTPSSEAMRSMHALLGYRVEPFPWLECSIEGFYKNMDNIFIGEWTAFPGFTTRLQEAHGDAFGFDLRMEVRRPRFYGFVNYGLSSTRYEIDPESPAVRNPGRFRPPHDRRHQINVLGKVVVYGFDISARWQFGSGLPFTPVEGFDGFVLMDGPVAVRNVRGFPRVIYESIPYRAVLPTYHRLDVTVERVFDMPLGVEMTVQAGVMNAYDRANLFSLDLLTAQRTDQLPVVPIVGLKVAF comes from the coding sequence ATGGGAAGCCGCCTTGCGTATCGAACCGGACAATCGCATGGCGCGCAGTTCGTTGGCCAGCCTCTCGTCCTCCGGACGATCTTCCCAACCTTAGAGCCTTCGATCATGACGTTACGCGGCATGAACAGCAGGTATATTCGCCGGTGGATACTGGTGGCTGTGGTGCATGTCATCATGGCGGCGGCTCCGGGGCTGTTGCTTGAAGCTAGGGCGCAATCCGCTTCTGTGCGCGGTTTCGTTACGGCGGATCCGGGTGGAGAATCGCTTCAGGGCGTCAATGTGTCGATCGATAACATGACCGGCGGGTTGACAGGAACGGTTTCCAACGGGGACGGATTTTTTCTCATAGGCCGCATCTCGCCCGGGCAATACATACTCCGCGCTTCCTTTATCGGGTTCGTTACGTATGTGGATACGCTGGATATCCAGGCCGACGATCGCTTACTGGTCAATATCGTGCTCCGGGAAGATGCGGTGGAGATGGAGGGCATTTCCGTGGAGGCGGAGCGTGAAGATGGCGCAGCGCGCGTGACCGCCGGACAGCAAACCATCCGCCCCGAGGATATCGATCTCATTCCCTCGCCGGACGTTTCGGGCGATCTGGTTTCCTACCTTTCCACGATTCCCAGCGTAGTGCTGATGGGAGACCGGGGTGGACAAGTGTTCATCCGGGGCGGTGAGCCTACGCAAAACCTGACCCTGCTTGACGGGATCGAGATTTACCAGCCCTTTCACGTGCTGGGCTTTTATTCGGCCTTTTCTTCCGAAATCGTCAGCCGGGCCGATGTGTACGCAGGCGGATTCGGAAGTGAATTTTCGGGGAGAATATCCTCGGTCATCGATGTGCATTCTCGGAACGGAAACAAGCGTGGATTCAATGCTTCTGCGGCGTTGTCGCCGTTCACGAGTGCAGGACATCTCGAGGGCCCCATCCTTCCCGGTTATATATCTTTTCTGGCCGCCGGCCGTTTTTCGATGCTGGACCAGTTGGCCTCCAGGTACATGTCCACAGCGCTTCCCTATGTGTTCAATGACGCATTCGGAAAAATACATGTGCGCCTGGGGCCGAACCGGCAGCTTGCCGTGACGGGATTGAAGACGTTCGATCGCGGCACGCTTACCCCCACGGACGATGTATTCCGGCGGGACGATGAGGTCAGTTGGAGTAACACGGCGCTCGGCGTACGCTACCTTGTAGCGCCTCGGATTCTTCCCATTCTGAGCGAGGTGCTTGTGTCCGTTTCACGTCTTGAAAGTTCCTTCGGCCCCCGGGGGGAACCGACACGGATCTCCGACCTTGAGCAGTTCAACCTCGCCGTCAATATGACGAATTATGCCCGGAGCTCGGAAGTCAAATGGGGCTTTTTCCTGCGTACGCCGCTTACGGAAACCGTGCTGGGCGGCCTGTTTCAGAATCTCACGGTAGGCCGGGGCGCTCCTACGAATGTGGGCGCATATATCCAGCCCGAGATATACACGGGCGGCGGGCTGTACGTGCGGCCCGGGCTTACCGTCCAGACGATGGGGAGCACAGGCGATTATTTCGAACCCCGGTTACGGCTGCGCCTGCAGCGCGGTATCCATGAGTGGAGTGCGGCGGCGGGCATCTACCGGCAGGTGACCGTGGGTCTGAGCGATCGCCGCGACGCGACCAATATTTTCACCGCCTGGGTGCAAACACCCTCCAGCGAAGCCATGCGCTCCATGCATGCGTTGCTTGGATACCGGGTGGAACCGTTCCCCTGGCTGGAATGCTCCATCGAGGGGTTCTACAAGAACATGGACAACATCTTCATTGGGGAGTGGACTGCGTTTCCCGGCTTCACCACACGGTTGCAGGAGGCCCATGGCGATGCATTCGGATTTGATCTGCGCATGGAAGTGCGGCGGCCCCGTTTTTACGGGTTTGTGAACTACGGGTTGTCTTCCACCCGGTACGAGATCGATCCGGAAAGTCCGGCGGTAAGGAATCCCGGGCGATTCCGTCCGCCCCACGACCGGCGCCACCAGATCAATGTGCTGGGCAAGGTGGTCGTGTACGGTTTCGATATAAGCGCCCGGTGGCAATTCGGGTCCGGATTGCCGTTCACGCCGGTCGAGGGTTTCGATGGATTCGTGCTGATGGACGGTCCTGTTGCCGTCAGAAATGTGCGGGGATTTCCCCGTGTTATCTACGAGAGCATTCCCTATCGGGCGGTGCTCCCGACCTATCACAGGCTG
- a CDS encoding tetratricopeptide repeat protein — protein MRGIVSLSASRSRWIASCLAVVCCLLWAGGCANEPRPEETLNGQGANDAQPMSPAAAHFIRLSSEALERNDFAQAFAFTDSVAALAPELADISFLRGRIYAGLHRPDQADSAYRVALSIRPAYPGVWNNLGNTAWLRQEYGKSVGYYRRELEIAPDPRPWLGIARAYIELGKADSARYAFGQALALDSTFAQAHFGVALLLDDFGDFEGALRSARRALRHAPDNHEYRYHAASFLVKLGRWEEALAPLEAVAREWPWHQGAHYNMAQVLMRLGYAEEAEEVQRYAEELRALQAEITNLTTASQTYAEDPYAHARLGASLRKARRYDQAMQAYSVALYLAPGNLDFRNNVAVLHLLQGDTLSAIRSFQTMVQADTTNAHALINLGSLYALSGDPENARRAWEAALRIEPDNRMARSSLASLSSSGRSSQP, from the coding sequence ATGCGAGGCATCGTATCCTTGAGTGCGTCGCGCAGCCGGTGGATTGCATCGTGCCTTGCTGTGGTATGCTGTCTGCTATGGGCAGGAGGATGCGCGAACGAACCGCGCCCGGAGGAAACCCTGAACGGGCAGGGGGCGAATGACGCCCAGCCGATGTCCCCCGCCGCCGCGCATTTTATCCGGTTGAGCAGCGAAGCGCTGGAACGGAACGATTTTGCACAGGCTTTTGCCTTTACGGACAGCGTGGCCGCTTTGGCCCCGGAACTTGCGGACATTTCGTTTTTGCGCGGCCGCATTTATGCCGGATTGCATAGACCCGACCAGGCGGATTCGGCGTATCGGGTAGCGCTTTCGATTCGCCCTGCCTATCCTGGCGTATGGAATAATCTGGGCAATACGGCCTGGCTCCGGCAAGAGTATGGGAAATCTGTGGGATACTACCGTCGCGAGCTGGAGATCGCCCCTGATCCGCGTCCCTGGCTGGGCATTGCCCGCGCATATATCGAGTTGGGCAAGGCGGACAGCGCCCGCTATGCTTTCGGACAGGCGCTTGCTCTCGACAGCACCTTTGCCCAGGCCCATTTCGGGGTGGCCCTGTTACTGGACGACTTTGGAGACTTCGAGGGGGCGCTCCGCAGCGCCCGGCGTGCGCTCCGTCATGCGCCCGATAACCACGAATATCGGTACCATGCAGCTTCCTTTCTCGTCAAACTCGGGCGGTGGGAGGAGGCGCTGGCTCCGTTGGAAGCCGTTGCCCGGGAATGGCCCTGGCATCAGGGCGCGCATTACAACATGGCCCAGGTTCTGATGCGCCTTGGTTATGCGGAAGAGGCAGAGGAGGTTCAACGATATGCCGAGGAACTCCGTGCGCTCCAGGCGGAAATTACGAACCTGACGACGGCCTCCCAAACGTATGCCGAGGACCCGTATGCGCATGCCAGACTGGGGGCGTCCCTGAGGAAAGCCCGCCGGTACGACCAAGCCATGCAGGCCTACAGCGTGGCGCTGTATCTGGCTCCCGGTAATCTCGATTTTCGGAACAATGTGGCCGTGCTGCATTTGTTGCAGGGGGATACCCTTTCCGCGATCCGATCGTTTCAGACGATGGTGCAGGCGGATACCACGAATGCCCATGCTTTAATCAATCTGGGAAGTTTGTATGCGTTGTCCGGGGATCCGGAGAATGCGCGCCGGGCATGGGAAGCCGCCTTGCGTATCGAACCGGACAATCGCATGGCGCGCAGTTCGTTGGCCAGCCTCTCGTCCTCCGGACGATCTTCCCAACCTTAG
- a CDS encoding tetratricopeptide repeat protein: MPESSPIISVTGCLFALLVLAGCGKPAQTPAERLQAADEEVRSLLVKAREEEEAGRYTETLALADSLLSRAPDLPEAHMLLGSLLMHTYQLALADEAFAQAVSLDPYLRDGWFRRGHVAFEEGQYSEAIRRYRLQREAILSSPEHIRAFYRRTDAAMLSQAWAQTGRTYELLHLPDSAAWAYDEALMHDSTNAQVHAWLAELYDEEGRTEEALPHARRAWDYDGGNADFAYRLGALLLKTGDAEDALPLLERAAYAKPYESAFRYNYGRALIALGDVEEGQRHVDATEALQELDSQIGLARAAAAYSPDDPAKWRALANWLALAGRHAEQQQALAVARVASRAAAARKRAEEVTMEEPP, encoded by the coding sequence ATGCCCGAATCTTCCCCGATCATATCTGTAACAGGGTGCTTGTTTGCATTGCTGGTGCTCGCAGGGTGCGGGAAACCGGCGCAGACGCCAGCGGAACGCCTGCAGGCGGCCGATGAAGAAGTTCGAAGTCTGCTTGTGAAGGCGCGAGAAGAAGAAGAGGCAGGGCGGTATACGGAAACTCTTGCACTGGCGGACAGTCTGCTGAGTCGGGCGCCCGACCTGCCGGAGGCGCACATGCTTCTGGGGAGCCTTCTGATGCATACATACCAGCTTGCTTTAGCCGACGAAGCCTTTGCGCAAGCGGTATCCCTGGATCCGTACCTGCGCGACGGCTGGTTTCGGCGCGGGCATGTCGCGTTTGAAGAGGGTCAGTACAGTGAGGCAATCCGCCGGTACCGGCTTCAGCGGGAAGCTATCCTGTCCTCGCCGGAGCATATCCGGGCGTTTTACCGGCGAACGGATGCCGCCATGTTGTCCCAGGCATGGGCGCAGACGGGCCGCACCTACGAATTGCTGCACCTGCCCGACAGTGCGGCATGGGCATATGATGAGGCGCTTATGCATGATTCGACCAATGCGCAGGTCCACGCCTGGCTGGCTGAGTTGTACGATGAAGAGGGGCGGACAGAAGAGGCGCTTCCCCATGCGCGCAGGGCATGGGATTATGATGGGGGAAATGCCGACTTTGCATACCGGCTCGGCGCGTTATTGCTCAAAACCGGCGATGCGGAGGATGCGCTTCCCTTGCTGGAACGTGCGGCGTATGCGAAACCCTATGAGTCCGCTTTCCGGTACAACTATGGCCGTGCGCTGATTGCGCTTGGTGATGTGGAAGAAGGCCAGCGGCATGTGGACGCCACGGAAGCTTTGCAGGAACTGGATAGCCAGATCGGGTTGGCCCGCGCCGCTGCCGCATATTCTCCCGACGATCCGGCCAAGTGGCGTGCACTCGCCAATTGGCTTGCTCTTGCCGGGCGTCACGCCGAACAGCAACAAGCGCTTGCGGTGGCCCGGGTCGCCTCCCGGGCCGCTGCTGCCCGGAAGCGTGCGGAAGAAGTGACGATGGAAGAACCCCCCTGA
- a CDS encoding CRTAC1 family protein yields the protein MMLFAACMLATGGCGTDNEAPDGQTDISGSPSDALRFTRVTQEAGLGAFQHVTGAFGEMWFPETMGGGAGFLDYDGDGWQDIVLVAGGVWPDRGDAGLPALRLYRNEGGHFTEVTEETGLAGLRAYGMGLAIADYDNDGDPDIFLTAVGRNLLLRNDREAAPGGRVVFTETGQAAGLSDDAAWSTAAIFFDADRDGYVDLYVGNYVEWSPEKDMWCTINGEDKTYCTPKLYEGTPGRFYRNEGGKFSDRTAEAGFLPAPGKTLGVTEWDFNEDGWSDLVVANDTQRDLLYMNDGTGAFVEQGVASGIAYDEEGQARAGMGVDAGILDHTGAPSVVIGHFANEPAGLYRQISPGLFLDRAAQSQVGLPSLPTLTFGLCLFDADLDGDMDIFLANGHISPDVEGTAEGLSYRQEPQLFLNAGDGHFSEYEYPISEPIIARAAAIADYDRDGDEDVLITENAGPVHLLRNEAQGGAFLRVRLQGVHGNRDALGAHVTAVAGDRRMQRRVRTGSSYLASSDKALTFGLGEAAQVDTLVVRWPGGETARYVNLPAGSEVHIVEGSDAVETIVLGNQPRP from the coding sequence ATGATGCTGTTCGCCGCGTGCATGCTCGCCACGGGCGGGTGCGGGACGGACAATGAGGCCCCTGATGGGCAAACGGATATTTCCGGGTCTCCATCGGATGCGCTTCGGTTTACCCGTGTTACGCAGGAAGCGGGGCTGGGGGCATTTCAGCATGTTACCGGCGCATTCGGCGAAATGTGGTTTCCCGAGACAATGGGCGGCGGGGCAGGTTTTCTGGATTACGACGGGGACGGCTGGCAGGATATTGTACTGGTTGCAGGTGGCGTATGGCCGGATCGCGGCGATGCCGGGCTGCCTGCACTCCGCCTGTATCGGAACGAAGGAGGGCATTTTACGGAAGTCACGGAAGAAACGGGCCTTGCCGGTTTGCGAGCCTACGGCATGGGTCTCGCCATTGCCGACTACGACAACGACGGCGATCCGGATATTTTCCTCACCGCGGTTGGGCGGAATCTGCTGCTTCGAAACGACCGGGAGGCGGCCCCCGGGGGGCGTGTCGTGTTTACGGAGACAGGACAGGCTGCAGGTCTTTCGGACGATGCCGCGTGGAGTACAGCGGCCATTTTTTTCGATGCCGATCGGGACGGATATGTCGATTTGTACGTGGGGAATTACGTCGAGTGGTCCCCGGAAAAAGACATGTGGTGCACTATTAACGGGGAAGACAAAACCTATTGCACGCCAAAGCTTTACGAAGGCACTCCAGGTCGTTTTTACCGTAATGAGGGAGGCAAATTCAGCGATCGTACCGCCGAAGCCGGATTTCTGCCTGCTCCCGGCAAGACATTGGGCGTGACCGAATGGGATTTCAATGAGGATGGCTGGTCGGATCTGGTGGTGGCGAACGATACGCAGCGCGATTTGCTGTACATGAACGACGGGACGGGCGCATTCGTCGAGCAGGGAGTGGCGAGCGGCATTGCGTATGACGAGGAGGGACAGGCGCGCGCGGGCATGGGCGTGGATGCCGGGATACTGGATCACACGGGTGCTCCGTCGGTCGTTATCGGGCATTTTGCAAACGAACCGGCGGGTTTATACCGTCAGATATCTCCGGGTCTTTTTTTGGACCGGGCAGCCCAGTCTCAGGTGGGGCTGCCGTCGCTTCCCACGCTTACTTTCGGGCTGTGCCTCTTCGATGCCGATCTGGATGGGGATATGGATATTTTTCTGGCGAACGGGCATATTTCGCCGGATGTGGAAGGCACTGCGGAAGGATTGTCTTATCGGCAGGAGCCGCAGCTTTTTCTGAATGCCGGGGATGGGCATTTTTCCGAATACGAGTACCCGATCTCCGAACCGATCATTGCCCGTGCGGCGGCCATCGCCGATTATGACCGGGACGGCGATGAGGATGTCCTGATTACGGAGAATGCCGGGCCGGTCCACCTCTTGCGTAACGAGGCGCAGGGAGGCGCTTTTTTGCGCGTGCGCTTGCAGGGTGTACACGGGAACAGGGATGCCCTTGGCGCCCATGTGACGGCTGTGGCAGGCGATCGACGGATGCAGCGGCGTGTGCGGACAGGTTCGAGTTACCTTGCTTCTTCGGACAAGGCGCTGACGTTCGGGTTAGGAGAGGCTGCGCAAGTGGATACGCTTGTGGTGCGCTGGCCCGGCGGAGAGACCGCGCGGTATGTGAACTTGCCCGCTGGCAGCGAGGTACATATCGTGGAAGGGTCGGATGCCGTAGAAACCATTGTTTTGGGAAACCAACCTCGTCCGTAA
- a CDS encoding tetratricopeptide repeat protein — MRNASTWTGILGFCIVFTAGGCGPEADAPSRTELVRRDTDPKAVGFLLDAQQAFETGYYSAALVLADSAAGYAPDLADIPFMRGRIFTALRQLDLATEAYEKTLELDPEYPGVWFNRGNSAYMYGEPAEALALYRKERGVAETTDYLTQLGRAYADTGKPDSARWAYERAIAADSSNPTAYMWLGQLYEDAGDFTEALSYSEQGIALDPDNLNYAYVYGVQHLRNGELEAAAEILTRVADGIPWHYPAHYNLGQALNGLGQTERGAQYLARADTLLALQRDVELWVERIKTHSMEPLLWVQYGESLHRSGRMEEAIEALTVAISLRPGWLELHNNVANLYLATGDTTMALERYEALLQLAPTQPDVWLNLGTLHALSGNYEEARTAWETVLRHAPDHEEAIYYLAQLPSPHRTP, encoded by the coding sequence ATGCGTAACGCAAGTACATGGACAGGAATCCTGGGATTCTGCATTGTCTTTACGGCAGGAGGGTGCGGCCCCGAGGCGGATGCCCCGTCCCGGACGGAACTGGTGCGCCGGGACACTGACCCGAAAGCCGTGGGATTCCTGCTCGACGCCCAGCAGGCATTCGAGACAGGGTATTACAGCGCGGCGCTTGTGCTGGCGGACAGTGCAGCCGGCTATGCACCCGACCTTGCCGATATCCCATTCATGCGCGGCCGGATATTCACGGCGCTCCGGCAGCTCGATCTGGCTACCGAAGCCTATGAAAAGACGCTCGAACTGGACCCGGAGTATCCGGGCGTGTGGTTCAATAGGGGAAATAGCGCCTATATGTACGGAGAACCGGCAGAGGCCCTTGCGCTCTACCGCAAGGAGCGCGGCGTAGCGGAAACGACGGATTACCTGACGCAGCTCGGGCGGGCCTATGCGGACACGGGTAAGCCTGACAGCGCCCGCTGGGCGTACGAGCGGGCCATTGCAGCGGATTCCTCCAATCCAACGGCGTACATGTGGCTTGGGCAACTCTATGAAGACGCAGGGGACTTCACAGAAGCCCTTTCGTACTCCGAACAGGGCATTGCACTGGATCCGGACAATCTGAACTATGCCTATGTGTATGGGGTACAGCATTTGCGCAACGGAGAGCTCGAAGCTGCTGCAGAAATCCTGACACGCGTGGCCGATGGGATTCCATGGCACTATCCGGCGCATTATAACCTCGGACAGGCGCTGAACGGCCTCGGGCAAACGGAACGGGGCGCGCAGTACCTTGCCCGCGCCGATACGCTGCTTGCCCTCCAGCGGGACGTCGAGTTGTGGGTGGAACGGATCAAGACCCATAGTATGGAACCCCTGCTCTGGGTGCAATACGGCGAGTCATTGCACCGATCGGGTCGTATGGAAGAAGCTATCGAGGCGCTTACGGTAGCGATTTCCCTGCGTCCGGGCTGGCTGGAACTGCACAATAACGTTGCCAATCTGTATCTTGCGACCGGGGATACCACCATGGCGCTTGAGCGGTACGAAGCGCTGTTGCAACTCGCCCCCACCCAACCCGATGTCTGGCTGAATCTGGGTACGCTCCACGCACTGTCAGGGAACTACGAAGAAGCCCGTACAGCCTGGGAAACGGTGCTCCGACACGCCCCCGACCACGAGGAAGCCATCTACTATCTGGCGCAACTTCCTTCTCCGCACCGTACGCCGTGA
- a CDS encoding CRTAC1 family protein, translating to MHLHNAAVGALVAVAVTFAGGCGGNEQGNPPEELQPIAFHNVAPEAGLGDFRHENGSEDRFWFPEQMGAGGGFVDYDGDGWEDIVLVGGGSLSPTGPADVRALRLFRNNQDGTFTDVTLETGLDDARAWGTGVTAADYDNDGDQDIFLATFGENLLFRNDSGPSGARFFTETGRTAGVAGPAGWRSSPLFFDADRDGHLDLYVPGYALWSVSSDMECFRADGRPDYCRPAMYPGAQSHFYRNNGDGTFTERTNESGLSINPGKSLAVAEWDFNEDGWSDLVVVNDGEPDLLYINDGRGAFTEQGVSSGIAYGEHGEARAGMGVDIGIVDTTGMPSVFVGNFSSEMIGVYRRTASGWFTDRAAASRIGRPSLTTLAFGVLLLDAELDGDLDLYVANGHVYLDPIDGSAYRQPPHLFVNEGGGTWVDMADSIGGVFREAMVARAVAKADYDRDGDVDLLVTENNGPVRLLRNDSSGGGHVLRVRLEGRPEHGTSSRDALGAEVTITAGGVRQMRRVRTGSGYLSQSEKTLTFGLGPANQVDTLTVRWPDGRMARYTGLEAGHEVYLLEGEGIVSRTALPVVP from the coding sequence ATGCATTTGCACAATGCTGCTGTTGGAGCGCTTGTCGCCGTTGCCGTGACCTTTGCGGGCGGGTGCGGGGGCAATGAGCAGGGAAATCCGCCCGAGGAGCTTCAGCCCATTGCATTTCATAACGTAGCGCCGGAGGCCGGTCTGGGCGATTTCCGGCACGAGAATGGAAGCGAAGACCGTTTCTGGTTTCCCGAACAGATGGGCGCCGGGGGCGGTTTTGTGGATTACGACGGGGACGGCTGGGAAGACATCGTATTGGTGGGCGGGGGCAGTTTGTCGCCGACGGGACCGGCGGATGTGCGCGCCCTGCGCCTTTTTCGAAACAATCAGGACGGGACGTTTACGGACGTTACTCTCGAAACGGGGCTGGACGATGCCCGCGCCTGGGGAACCGGGGTAACCGCTGCCGACTACGACAACGACGGCGATCAGGATATTTTTCTTGCGACCTTCGGAGAGAATCTGCTTTTCCGCAATGATTCCGGTCCGTCGGGCGCGCGTTTTTTTACGGAGACAGGGCGTACCGCAGGCGTGGCGGGTCCCGCCGGATGGCGCAGTTCGCCGCTCTTTTTTGACGCCGACCGGGACGGGCATCTCGACCTCTATGTGCCCGGGTATGCCTTGTGGTCGGTTTCCAGTGACATGGAATGTTTTCGGGCGGACGGACGACCGGATTATTGTCGTCCCGCCATGTACCCGGGCGCGCAGAGTCATTTTTACCGTAACAACGGAGACGGTACGTTCACCGAGCGTACGAACGAAAGCGGTTTGTCGATTAATCCCGGCAAGTCGCTGGCCGTTGCCGAATGGGATTTTAACGAGGACGGCTGGTCTGATCTGGTGGTGGTGAACGACGGGGAGCCGGACCTGTTGTATATCAACGACGGTCGCGGCGCTTTCACCGAGCAAGGGGTTTCCAGTGGTATTGCGTATGGGGAACACGGGGAAGCCCGCGCCGGGATGGGTGTGGACATCGGGATCGTGGATACGACAGGCATGCCATCGGTTTTCGTGGGTAATTTTTCCAGTGAAATGATCGGGGTATACCGGCGTACGGCGAGCGGGTGGTTTACGGATCGTGCAGCGGCGTCCCGTATCGGAAGGCCCAGTCTGACCACGCTGGCTTTCGGGGTGCTGCTCCTTGACGCCGAACTGGATGGCGACCTTGATCTGTACGTCGCGAACGGGCATGTGTACCTCGATCCGATCGATGGGTCGGCATACAGGCAGCCGCCGCACCTGTTTGTAAACGAGGGGGGCGGAACGTGGGTGGATATGGCCGATTCCATTGGCGGCGTATTCAGGGAAGCCATGGTGGCCCGGGCTGTGGCAAAGGCCGACTATGACCGGGATGGGGATGTGGACCTGCTGGTGACCGAGAACAATGGCCCGGTTCGCCTGTTGCGCAACGATTCGTCCGGTGGGGGCCATGTGCTGCGCGTACGCCTCGAAGGGCGTCCGGAGCATGGGACGAGCAGCCGCGACGCGCTGGGCGCCGAGGTGACGATCACGGCGGGCGGTGTGCGGCAGATGCGCCGGGTGCGGACAGGTTCCGGGTACCTCTCACAATCGGAAAAGACCCTGACGTTCGGCCTGGGGCCGGCGAATCAGGTGGATACGCTCACAGTGCGTTGGCCGGATGGTCGGATGGCGCGTTATACCGGACTGGAGGCCGGTCATGAGGTATATTTGCTTGAGGGCGAGGGCATCGTGTCCCGGACTGCATTGCCTGTGGTCCCGTAG